Proteins from a genomic interval of Paenibacillus sp. FSL H8-0048:
- a CDS encoding ribonuclease J — protein MAKERLQIAALGGVHEIGKNMYILQYGDDIIAIDCGSKFPDESLLGIDLIIPDITYLLDNKDKVRALIVTHGHEDHIGGIPYLLKQMNLPLYASRLTLGLIETKLKEHGLLRDARLHCIDADSELTFGAVTTTFFRTNHSIPDCLGVVFDTPEGTVVHTGDFKFDMTPVNKQYPDIHKMAEIGTRSVRFLLSESTNAERPGFTPSEQLVGAHMEQAFKQAERRIFVSTFASNVHRLQQIVDAAGLTGRKLALLGRSMVNVVNVSRELGYLDVPEGMLVEPAEAAKLPPEEVAVLCTGSQGEPMAALSRLANASNRQMEIQAGDTVLLAANPIPGNERNVSRIVDNLYILGAKVIYGSRSELHVSGHGSQEELKLMLTLMKPEYFIPIHGEYRMLHHHRLLAEGVGVRGDHIFLLKNGDLVESAGGVVRQSGRITAGQIFVDGLGIGDIGNVVLRDRRQLSADGVLITVITLSQADGRLLNEPDTISRGFIFVRNSDTLMDEINQLVKTTLQKMSRADLGQWNLIKQTLKDTLSKFLYERTKRRPMILPIIIEV, from the coding sequence ATGGCAAAAGAACGTCTACAGATTGCCGCCCTGGGCGGCGTCCATGAGATTGGCAAGAATATGTATATCCTGCAATACGGTGATGATATTATCGCTATCGACTGCGGGTCTAAATTTCCTGATGAGAGCCTGCTGGGTATTGACCTGATCATTCCCGATATTACCTACCTGCTGGATAATAAGGATAAGGTGAGGGCCCTGATTGTCACCCACGGGCATGAAGACCATATCGGCGGTATTCCTTATCTGCTCAAGCAGATGAATCTCCCGCTCTATGCCTCGCGCCTGACGCTTGGCCTGATCGAGACTAAGCTGAAGGAGCACGGGCTGCTCCGGGATGCCAGGCTTCACTGCATTGATGCAGATTCCGAGCTCACCTTCGGGGCGGTGACGACCACCTTCTTCCGGACCAATCACAGTATCCCGGACTGTCTGGGCGTGGTGTTCGATACCCCTGAAGGGACGGTTGTCCATACGGGTGATTTCAAATTCGATATGACCCCGGTGAACAAGCAATACCCGGATATTCACAAAATGGCGGAGATCGGCACCCGCAGCGTCCGCTTCCTGCTCTCTGAGAGCACGAATGCGGAACGGCCCGGCTTCACCCCCTCCGAGCAACTGGTCGGCGCGCATATGGAGCAGGCCTTCAAGCAGGCGGAGCGCCGGATCTTCGTCTCAACCTTCGCCTCCAATGTCCACCGGCTCCAGCAGATTGTGGACGCTGCCGGACTTACCGGACGCAAGCTGGCCCTGCTGGGGCGGAGCATGGTCAATGTGGTCAACGTCTCCAGGGAGCTGGGGTATCTGGACGTCCCCGAAGGAATGCTGGTCGAGCCTGCGGAGGCCGCCAAGCTGCCGCCGGAAGAGGTTGCTGTGCTATGCACAGGCAGCCAGGGTGAGCCGATGGCCGCTTTATCGCGCCTGGCGAATGCCAGCAACCGGCAGATGGAGATTCAGGCGGGAGATACCGTACTGCTGGCGGCGAATCCGATCCCGGGCAATGAACGCAATGTATCCCGGATTGTGGATAATCTCTATATCCTCGGGGCCAAGGTGATCTACGGCTCACGCAGCGAGCTGCATGTCTCCGGCCACGGCAGCCAGGAGGAATTGAAGCTGATGCTGACCCTGATGAAGCCGGAGTACTTCATTCCGATTCACGGCGAATACCGGATGCTGCATCACCATCGGCTGCTGGCTGAAGGGGTGGGAGTCCGGGGAGACCATATCTTCCTGCTGAAAAACGGAGATTTGGTGGAATCCGCAGGCGGTGTGGTCCGCCAGTCGGGGCGGATTACAGCGGGGCAGATTTTCGTCGACGGACTGGGAATTGGCGATATCGGCAATGTAGTGCTGCGGGACCGCCGCCAGCTCTCAGCCGACGGGGTGCTGATCACGGTCATTACCTTAAGCCAGGCCGACGGGCGGCTGCTGAATGAGCCGGATACGATTTCCCGCGGGTTCATCTTTGTCCGCAATTCTGACACCCTGATGGATGAGATCAACCAGCTCGTCAAAACCACGCTGCAGAAGATGAGCCGCGCCGATCTGGGCCAGTGGAATCTGATCAAGCAGACGCTGAAGGATACGCTCAGCAAATTCCTGTATGAGCGGACGAAGCGCCGTCCGATGATTCTGCCGATTATTATCGAGGTGTAG